In a genomic window of Candidatus Korarchaeota archaeon NZ13-K:
- a CDS encoding DUF134 domain-containing protein gives MLYHHELEAMRLVHLEDLTVEEASMRMGLPRATFWRILESGRRKVVRALVEGRAIALRAYEKV, from the coding sequence GTGCTCTACCATCATGAGCTGGAGGCCATGAGGCTAGTGCACCTGGAGGATCTAACCGTGGAGGAGGCCTCCATGAGGATGGGTCTACCCAGGGCCACCTTCTGGAGGATACTCGAGTCCGGGAGGAGGAAGGTAGTGAGGGCCCTGGTCGAGGGGAGGGCCATAGCCCTGAGGGCCTATGAAAAAGTTTA